A part of Solea solea chromosome 8, fSolSol10.1, whole genome shotgun sequence genomic DNA contains:
- the LOC131463734 gene encoding kinesin-like protein KIF24, with amino-acid sequence MKIYLKECLSAFGLQHHYARFMSMGIRCVAHLSALIMEDFPILGIRTMEERTRLFNLIQMVKTLDSLEYEDEDGDDYIENAGAKGFAVVNGCFTNDGCVGHDEDIDDAENERDFVVNRQNAATFDRPSCLRRRPDLSHRSTDHHQRLPSRPIRSAPVYTGHNVNAMSVHGKGSATPGRDNHITEYQSHPSNHLTGGDTKDNSCARSLVIRSPKCASVYQQKPRPATVVSKRSNGKPSGLKDPKSKKDKVLTEISSNGDSGFVTNSPPIYESKRTPGYNYGLPRSSTPALNKKRQGEQRICVCVRKRPLTCAESRRGEADAVTTSDGECVVINETKVALDLTQYILQHRFFFNQVFGEESSNEEVYQRTAYPLVQHMLSGGEATCFAYGQTGAGKTHTMLGSATGKPGLYELAVRDIFTHLSTSHVQNQVYVSFFEIYCGHLYDLLDHRKRLFAREDRKKAVQIAGLRTVRVESADSLLEVISQGIKERKQGTNGVNALSSRSHALLEIQLKGENLQSSGRIWFVDLAGSERASDTKDPNRQSRIEGAEINQSLLALKECIRTLDQKKQHIPFRQSKLTQVLKDSFIGDSLTCMIANISPCRLATEHTLNTLRYADRVKELTKQECLRGGNVVKIPVITRKEIPPKKQKLVTQREDFSPTTPHTRSSTEDTNLCFTPKNSRWGEETSAVGRRETGLERITPVNVWVGDKNHRREKAGERKGRRRDNGRDRGINSHSGNDQNTRAGPEVGQIRNEQPLLYDVRRYLPHRQTERQRADRVSGTMTANVAAQMSNGYQFEDMAAEGEKELSSTEDMADGVWSNEGEGGPPHFQSTHKQVPAKRPLSQAWEMSPNNHSPESKHTRCTSSSLGKHFSSSPSTTQPPSPCITRIRAKRPAKPPRKPSENPAYSQTHGHLEVKTNLSVLPQNETYADYLDPLSMSLLQVDQQVATASFLQGKHNNLPLGLLENGRAENGREVKKELVGKVLEDEVEDIPRSLLQLLKAKTHCPHTSDPVSAVKRSDGGKDMCCSTHEHCQRGWPEPPVPDVKLSPSKDMDCAQCRVVQAHWEQFEEMKDLCHTEGTLLCQQPNMTFGEYVQKLEEIMERKARCFHNMRAQLKPYLKRSHSDQAHNY; translated from the exons atgaaaatctacCTGAAAGAGTGTCTCAGTGCTTTCGGGCTACAGCATCACTATGCCAG GTTTATGTCAATGGGAATTCGTTGTGTTGCCCACCTTTCTGCACTCATCATGGAGGACTTTCCCATCCTAGGAATCCGCACTATGGAGGAAAGGACTCGACTGTTCAATCTGATCCAAATGGTCAAAACTCTGGACTCTCTTGAATATGAGGACGAAGACGGTGATGATTACATTGAAAATGCTGGTGCTAAAGGCTTTGCTgtagtgaatggttgttttacTAATGACGGCTGCGTGGGTCATGATGAAGATATCGATGATGCTGAGAATGAGAGGGACTTTGTCGTGAATAGGCAGAATGCAGCCACATTTGACAGACCATCATGCCTTCGCAGACGGCCTGATCTCAGCCACAGAAGCACTGATCATCATCAGAGGCTGCCTTCTCGTCCCATACGCTCTGCTCCTGTCTACACTGGCCATAATGTAAATGCCATGTCAGTCCATGGCAAAGGCTCAGCCACACCTGGGAGAGACAACCACATTACAGAATACCAGAGTCACCCATCTAATCATCTCACAGGAGGAGACACCAAGGACAACTCTTGCGCCAGATCTTTGGTGATCAGATCACCAAAGTGTGCGTCAGTCTACCAACAAAAACCCAGGCCTGCAACAGTGGTGTCAAAGAGGTCTAACGGCAAACCATCTGGGCTCAAAGACCCGAAAAGCAAGAAGGATAAAGTTCTCACAGAAATTAGCAGTAACGGGGATTCTGGATTCGTGACTAATTCACCACCCATTTATGAATCAAAGAGAACACCTGGCTACAACTACGGACTACCACGGAGTTCCACTCCTGCTCTGAACAAAAA GAGGCAAGGAGAGCAGCGGATTTGTGTGTGCGTAAGGAAAAGACCTCTGACGTGTGCAGAGAGCAGGAGAGGTGAAGCAGATGCTGTGACGACTTCAGACGGAGAGTGTGTTGTCATCAATGAAACCAAAGTAGCTTTGGATCTCACACAATACATTCTGCAG CACAGGTTCTTCTTTAACCAGGTATTTGGAGAAGAGAGTTCCAATGAGGAAGTGTATCAGAGAACAGCCTATCCTCTGGTGCAGCACATGCTCAGTGG AGGCGAGGCCACTTGCTTTGCATATGGCCAGACAGGTGCGGGGAAGACTCACACCATGTTGGGCTCAGCCACAGGGAAGCCTGGATTGTATGAACTTGCAGTCCGGGACATCTTTACACACTTGTCCACCTCTCATGTGCAAAATCAGGTGTATGTCAGTTTCTTTGAGATTTACTGTGGCCACCTGTATGACCTGTTGGACCACAGgaaaag GTTGTTCGCGAGGGAGGACAGAAAGAAAGCGGTTCAAATTGCCGGATTGCGGACTGTCAGGGTGGAGTCGGCCGACTCACTGCTGGAG GTGATTTCACAGGGCATTAAGGAGCGCAAGCAGGGGACGAATGGAGTAAATGCACTTTCTTCTCGGTCTCATGCCTTGCTTGAAATTCAGCTCAAAGGTGAAAACCTCCAGTCATCTGGCAG aatttggtttgtggaccttGCAGGAAGTGAGAGGGCATCAGACACCAAAGATCCAAACAGACAGAGTCGTATCGAGGGCGCTGAGATAAACCAGAGCCTGTTGGCT ctcaAAGAATGTATCCGGACTCTCGATCAAAAGAAACAGCACATACCTTTCAGACAAAGCAAACTTACACAG GTTTTAAAGGACTCATTTATTGGTGACTCTCTGACATGCATGATTGCCAACATTTCACCTTGTCGTTTAGCGACCGAACACACACTTAATACACTGAGATATGCTGATcg TGTGAAAGAGTTGACAAAACAGGAATGTCTGAGAGGAGGAAATGTGGTGAAAATACCAGTCATCACCCGAAAGGAAATCCCCCCCAAAAAGCAGAAGTTGGTAACACAAAGAGAAGATTTTAGTCCCACCACACCTCATACAAGGTCGTCCACGGAGGACACAAATCTTTGCTTCACGCCCAAGAACAGCAGATGGGGAGAAGAAACAAGTGCAGTGGGCAGAAGAGAGACTGGACTTGAACGTATTACACCAGTGAATGTCTGGGTGGGTGATAAAAATCATAGGCGGGAGAAAGCAGGTGAAAGAAAAGGTAGAAGAAGAGATAATGGGAGGGATAGAGGAATTAACAGTCACTCTGGTAATGACCAGAACACCAGAGCAGGCCCGGAAGTGGGACAGATAAGAAATGAGCAGCCTCTCCTGTATGATGTACGAAGATATTTACCTCatagacaaacagagagacagcgCGCGGACAGGGTCTCAGGTACAATGACAGCTAACGTAGCAGCACAAATGTCAAACGGCTATCAGTTTGAAGACATGGCTGCAGAGGGTGAGAAagaattgagttccaccgaggACATGGCTGATGGAGTGTGGAGCAATGAGGGTGAAGGAGGCCCGCCTCATTTTCAGTCAACCCATAAGCAAGTTCCAGCAAAACGACCTCTCTCTCAAGCCTGGGAAATGAGCCCTAACAACCATTCTCCTGAATCAAAACATACCAGGTGCACTTCAAGCTCTTTGGGCAAACACTTTTCAAGCTCTCCATCAACCACACAACCTCCCTCTCCTTGCATCACACGGATTCGAGCTAAAAGACCAGCTAAACCTCCGAGGAAACCTTCTGAAAATCCAGCATATTCTCAGACACACGGCCACCTAGAGGTCAAAACCAATTTATCTGTTTTACCTCAAAATGAGACCTATGCAGATTATCTGGACCCCCTCAGCATGTCTTTGCTTCAAGTGGACCAACAAGTTGCCACGGCCTCATTCCTCCAAGGGAAACACAATAACCTGCCACTCGGTCTGCTTGAGAATGGACGGGCCGAAAACGGCAGAGAAGTGAAAAAAGAGTTGGTGGGTAAAGTTTTAGAGGATGAAGTTGAAGACATTCCTCGGTctcttctgcagctgctcaaagcAAAGACCCACTGCCCTCACACCTCTGACCCTGTGAGTGCTGTTAAGCgctcagatggaggaaaagacATGTGTTGTTCCACACATGAACACTGTCAAAGAG gttGGCCAGAACCTCCTGTGCCTGATGTAAAGTTGTCTCCCTCGAAAGACATGGATTGCGCACA GTGCCGTGTTGTCCAGGCCCACTGGGAGCAGTTTGAGGAGATGAAAGATCTATGTCATACGGAGGGGACACTTCTGTGCCAGCAACCCAATATG ACATTTGGAGAATATGTCCAAAAGCTGGAAGAGATCATGGAAAGGAAGGCCCGTTGTTTCCACAACATGAGAGCTCAGCTGAAGCCATATTTGAAGCGCAGTCATTCTGACCAAGCACACAACTACTGA